In Mongoliitalea daihaiensis, one DNA window encodes the following:
- a CDS encoding CDGSH iron-sulfur domain-containing protein, which produces MSTKITVNPNGSLKIEGDFEIVDNQGNTYGLQGRTVLGLCRCGLSNNKPFCDGSHRNGFEHTAVAFDLPPKKV; this is translated from the coding sequence ATGTCAACAAAAATAACAGTTAATCCAAATGGTTCTCTTAAGATTGAAGGGGACTTCGAGATAGTCGATAACCAAGGGAACACTTATGGTCTTCAAGGTAGGACGGTTTTAGGACTTTGCAGATGTGGACTTTCCAACAATAAACCATTTTGTGATGGCTCTCATCGCAATGGTTTTGAACATACAGCGGTTGCATTTGACCTTCCTCCAAAAAAGGTGTAA
- a CDS encoding DEAD/DEAH box helicase, with protein MEKELLFSDLGVSAEILKAVEDMGYTHPSTIQTQSIPLLLSGRDVIGQAQTGTGKTASFAIPIIDQIDVSFNKPQALILCPTRELAVQVEGEIVKLAKYKRGLSSTCIYGGEAIDRQIKSLRKGVQIVVGTPGRIMDHMERGTLKLEHVGMIVLDEADEMLDMGFRDDIERILSDCPDERQTVFFSATMAKPILDLTKKYQNNPEIVKVLRKELTVENISQVYYEVKSPLKLELMSRLINLNQFALSVVFCNTKRTTDEVTEELIARGIMAEALHGDLSQAQRSKVMAKFRKGHVSVLVATDVAARGIDVDNVEAVFNYDLPLDEENYVHRIGRTGRAGKSGAAISFATGRKDMFKLRDLEKFIKTSITKMSPPSVKDLIQLKKDQLIKDVYTQLSKEDDNSFYEETIGQMLAEGLTMEQVMMGLIKIQMADAVHEMEDQNFEIDLGRERSSRERTERGGRERDRSERGSRPERGARRERTERSERSGDRPERRGSREKAVREPGMARLFINLGKKDRVRPNDIVGAIAGESGVSGRSIGGIDIFDNFSFVDVPSKDADHIIKVMKNNTIKGKTVNMEISKG; from the coding sequence ATGGAAAAAGAATTATTATTCTCAGACCTTGGGGTATCCGCAGAGATCCTTAAGGCAGTAGAAGATATGGGCTATACCCATCCTTCTACCATTCAAACACAATCTATCCCTTTGTTGCTTAGCGGGCGTGATGTCATTGGACAGGCGCAAACTGGAACTGGTAAGACAGCTTCTTTTGCTATTCCTATCATTGATCAAATAGATGTGTCTTTCAACAAGCCTCAGGCGCTTATTTTATGTCCTACTCGTGAACTTGCTGTACAAGTAGAAGGAGAGATCGTAAAATTAGCTAAATATAAAAGAGGTCTTTCTTCCACTTGTATTTACGGTGGAGAAGCAATCGACAGGCAAATCAAATCCTTAAGAAAAGGAGTTCAGATTGTAGTCGGTACACCAGGCCGTATCATGGATCACATGGAGCGTGGTACACTAAAACTGGAACACGTAGGTATGATCGTGTTGGACGAAGCGGATGAAATGTTGGATATGGGTTTCAGAGACGATATCGAAAGAATCTTGAGCGACTGTCCAGATGAAAGACAAACGGTATTTTTCTCTGCCACGATGGCTAAGCCTATCTTGGATTTGACTAAGAAATATCAAAATAATCCGGAAATCGTTAAGGTTTTAAGAAAAGAACTAACGGTAGAAAATATCTCTCAAGTATATTATGAGGTGAAGTCCCCATTGAAGCTTGAGTTGATGTCTCGATTAATTAACTTAAATCAGTTTGCTTTAAGTGTTGTATTCTGCAACACAAAGCGTACAACAGATGAAGTAACAGAAGAGTTAATTGCAAGAGGAATCATGGCTGAAGCTTTGCACGGAGATTTATCCCAAGCACAGCGAAGCAAAGTGATGGCTAAATTCCGTAAAGGTCATGTATCTGTATTAGTTGCTACGGATGTAGCGGCAAGAGGTATAGATGTAGACAACGTAGAAGCAGTTTTCAACTACGATTTGCCATTGGATGAGGAAAACTACGTACACAGAATCGGAAGAACAGGTCGTGCTGGTAAGTCTGGAGCTGCTATCAGTTTTGCAACTGGTAGAAAAGACATGTTCAAATTGAGAGATTTGGAAAAGTTTATCAAGACTTCTATCACCAAAATGTCTCCTCCGAGCGTCAAGGATTTGATCCAACTGAAGAAGGATCAATTGATAAAGGATGTGTATACGCAATTGAGCAAGGAAGATGACAATAGTTTCTATGAAGAAACCATTGGTCAAATGCTTGCTGAAGGCTTGACAATGGAACAAGTGATGATGGGATTGATCAAAATCCAAATGGCTGATGCTGTTCATGAGATGGAAGATCAAAACTTTGAAATTGATCTTGGAAGAGAGCGAAGCAGCAGAGAGCGTACTGAGCGTGGTGGAAGAGAACGTGATCGTTCTGAAAGAGGTAGCAGACCAGAAAGAGGTGCTCGTCGTGAGCGAACTGAGCGTTCTGAAAGAAGCGGGGATCGTCCTGAAAGAAGAGGTTCAAGAGAAAAAGCAGTTAGAGAGCCGGGAATGGCGCGACTATTTATCAATCTAGGTAAAAAAGACCGTGTACGTCCCAATGATATTGTAGGTGCTATTGCTGGAGAATCAGGTGTTTCTGGTAGAAGTATCGGAGGGATTGATATCTTTGATAACTTCTCATTTGTAGATGTGCCATCCAAGGATGCGGATCATATCATCAAAGTGATGAAAAATAATACCATCAAGGGCAAAACCGTAAATATGGAAATCTCCAAAGGCTAA
- a CDS encoding alpha/beta hydrolase: MQSDSPQSIQATPDDMETSDRLIILLQTGEDDHRPVYLSGNFNNWQTQDRRYMMKRLETGEYSYQFSPDFIFPEELIYKFTKGDWSEVEIDRYGNKTPNRSCRKTTGIQQEFVPRWRKNWLPYRPSQLPRVHLISDGFEIPQLKKKRKVWALLPHDYDTSEEHYPVLYLQDAQNLFNENSPYGNWQIDKKLAVMSDYGIGKIIVIAVEHAEKERVIEYNVGKTLLGEGQGKKYMRFLADTLKPFVDKSFRTKPEREFTGIGGSSMGGLITIFSGLMYPEVFGKLMVFSPSLWVIPKLKFSFLDVFEPMETKIYLYAGGDESETMVKHVKKFRKKLLKHEAAQANMNIQLSINMEGKHSETYWSDEFPKAVEWLFFADRAGDELGDLEEE, encoded by the coding sequence ATGCAATCAGATAGCCCACAGTCTATCCAAGCCACACCCGATGATATGGAGACTTCAGATCGACTGATTATTCTGCTCCAAACAGGTGAAGATGATCATCGTCCAGTCTATTTATCAGGCAATTTTAACAATTGGCAGACGCAGGATAGACGCTACATGATGAAGCGTTTGGAGACAGGTGAATATAGCTACCAATTTTCTCCTGATTTTATTTTTCCGGAGGAATTGATTTACAAATTTACCAAAGGGGACTGGTCAGAAGTAGAGATTGATCGCTATGGTAATAAAACCCCCAACCGTTCTTGTCGAAAAACTACAGGTATTCAACAAGAGTTTGTTCCTCGCTGGCGTAAAAACTGGTTGCCATACAGACCTTCTCAATTACCACGAGTTCATTTGATTTCGGATGGCTTTGAAATTCCTCAATTGAAGAAAAAACGTAAGGTGTGGGCACTATTGCCACATGATTACGATACTTCGGAGGAGCATTATCCAGTCTTGTATTTGCAGGATGCACAAAATTTATTCAATGAAAATTCGCCTTACGGAAATTGGCAAATAGATAAGAAGTTGGCCGTTATGTCCGACTATGGTATTGGAAAGATCATTGTCATTGCTGTAGAACATGCAGAAAAGGAGCGGGTTATAGAATACAATGTTGGAAAAACGCTATTAGGAGAGGGGCAGGGGAAAAAGTATATGCGTTTTTTGGCCGACACCTTAAAGCCTTTTGTGGATAAAAGTTTTCGTACCAAGCCTGAACGTGAGTTCACAGGAATTGGAGGTAGTTCGATGGGTGGATTGATTACTATTTTTTCTGGTCTTATGTATCCGGAGGTATTTGGTAAGTTAATGGTGTTTTCCCCCTCGCTTTGGGTTATTCCAAAATTGAAATTTTCTTTTTTGGATGTTTTTGAGCCTATGGAAACTAAAATTTATCTCTATGCAGGAGGGGATGAATCAGAGACGATGGTCAAACATGTCAAGAAATTCCGCAAAAAATTATTGAAACATGAAGCCGCTCAGGCCAACATGAATATACAGCTTTCGATTAATATGGAGGGAAAGCACTCTGAAACTTATTGGAGTGATGAATTCCCAAAAGCAGTGGAGTGGCTGTTTTTTGCAGACCGGGCAGGGGATGAGCTAGGTGATTTAGAAGAAGAATAA
- a CDS encoding 3-oxoacid CoA-transferase subunit B — protein sequence MLSKDQIAQRIAREVKGGQYINLGIGIPTLVANYIPEDLEVVLQSENGLLGIGPFPTEDAIDPDLINAGKQTITMAKGSALFSSAESFAMIRGGHVQLTILGAMEVSENGDIANWKIPGKMVKGMGGAMDLVASADNIIVAMQHCSKDGKSKLLKECSLPITGIRCVKKIVSDLAVLDVLPEGGFKLLERAPGISVEEIIAKTEGRLIVEGEIPEMKFD from the coding sequence ATGTTATCAAAAGATCAAATAGCCCAACGCATCGCCCGAGAGGTGAAAGGAGGACAATACATCAATCTAGGCATTGGAATCCCTACTTTAGTAGCCAACTACATTCCTGAAGACTTGGAGGTAGTATTACAGTCAGAGAATGGCTTGTTAGGGATCGGTCCATTTCCTACGGAGGATGCCATTGATCCCGACTTAATCAATGCTGGGAAGCAGACCATTACCATGGCCAAAGGTTCGGCTTTATTCAGTTCTGCGGAGTCGTTTGCGATGATTCGTGGGGGTCATGTTCAGTTGACCATTCTAGGTGCCATGGAAGTCTCTGAAAATGGAGATATCGCCAACTGGAAAATCCCTGGAAAGATGGTGAAGGGCATGGGAGGAGCGATGGATTTGGTAGCATCCGCCGATAATATCATCGTAGCCATGCAGCATTGCAGTAAGGATGGTAAATCCAAATTATTGAAAGAATGTAGCCTTCCGATTACGGGTATTCGTTGTGTGAAGAAAATTGTATCCGATCTAGCAGTGCTTGATGTACTTCCTGAGGGAGGTTTCAAATTATTGGAACGTGCACCAGGAATCAGCGTAGAAGAAATCATTGCCAAGACAGAAGGTAGACTGATTGTAGAAGGTGAAATTCCTGAAATGAAATTTGATTAG
- a CDS encoding fasciclin domain-containing protein, producing the protein MLNLKNYFSLLVVLGFTTLGACVSDDEPQAEVEEQELTLTEHLRNLQNTDMDLFLDAIPEFWESLEQIQGITLFEPSPAAFLAFREANNADSVEEAIEIVGKETLEEFLSYHVINEVVRFDNLPEGDHLFRTISGLPIVLRRTTAPPRGFVVDGSGGEVIVNLGGVPIRNGVSYLTSRILVPRPN; encoded by the coding sequence ATGCTAAACCTAAAAAATTACTTCAGTTTATTGGTAGTTCTTGGATTTACTACATTGGGTGCTTGTGTTTCAGATGATGAACCACAGGCTGAGGTTGAGGAACAAGAACTTACATTAACCGAACATCTAAGAAATCTTCAAAATACGGATATGGATCTGTTTTTGGATGCTATTCCTGAGTTTTGGGAGTCATTGGAGCAAATTCAAGGAATTACATTATTTGAACCTTCACCTGCTGCTTTTCTGGCTTTTCGCGAGGCGAATAATGCAGATTCAGTGGAAGAGGCTATTGAGATAGTAGGAAAAGAGACTTTAGAGGAATTTTTATCCTATCATGTCATCAATGAGGTAGTTCGGTTTGATAATCTTCCAGAAGGGGATCACCTATTTAGAACTATATCAGGCTTACCAATAGTGCTGCGACGAACAACCGCTCCCCCGAGGGGATTTGTAGTAGATGGATCTGGTGGTGAGGTAATCGTAAATCTCGGAGGTGTACCTATTCGAAATGGTGTTTCATACTTGACTTCTAGGATACTTGTTCCGAGACCAAACTAA
- a CDS encoding 16S rRNA (uracil(1498)-N(3))-methyltransferase, which yields MQLFYHEKSLDSTFELDQEESRHLIKVLRKTKGDQVQFTDGKGCLVHGAILDADPKRAKIIVEQRLYQPQDDFYIHLAICPTKNLDRMEWMLEKITEIGVHEISFIESKHSERVFLKMDRLEKKMIAACKQSLKFHFPILNGLRPLEEILKESRLDSYQRFIAYLDEDNTRHLYEKAEPNQSYIVLIGPEGDFSKEEVAMAFDYHFLPCSLGRSRLRTETAGVAAVHSLQLKNTLIIP from the coding sequence ATGCAGCTGTTCTACCACGAAAAATCTTTAGATAGTACTTTTGAACTCGATCAAGAGGAATCCCGCCATTTGATCAAAGTACTGCGTAAAACTAAAGGTGATCAAGTGCAGTTTACAGACGGAAAGGGTTGTTTGGTACATGGAGCCATCTTGGATGCTGATCCTAAAAGAGCAAAGATTATAGTTGAGCAGCGCTTATATCAACCTCAAGATGATTTTTACATACATTTGGCTATCTGTCCAACAAAAAACCTCGACCGTATGGAGTGGATGTTGGAAAAGATTACAGAGATCGGAGTTCATGAAATCTCATTTATTGAATCCAAACACTCCGAACGGGTATTCTTAAAAATGGATCGATTGGAAAAGAAAATGATTGCGGCTTGTAAGCAAAGTTTGAAATTCCATTTCCCTATTCTTAATGGCTTAAGACCTTTAGAAGAAATCTTAAAAGAGTCTAGATTGGACAGCTATCAGCGCTTCATTGCTTATTTGGACGAGGATAATACCCGACATTTGTATGAGAAAGCTGAACCAAATCAATCCTATATTGTCTTAATAGGACCAGAAGGAGACTTTTCAAAAGAAGAAGTAGCTATGGCCTTTGATTATCACTTTCTTCCCTGTTCACTTGGGAGATCTAGACTTCGAACTGAAACGGCGGGAGTTGCCGCTGTTCACTCATTGCAATTAAAAAACACCTTAATAATACCATGA
- a CDS encoding ATP-grasp domain-containing protein, giving the protein MSDNHKTFLCISNYFKGGAFLSSLKKAGNKVFLVTTEKLKDSPWPHEDLDEVFYMPGQDLDWDLDRLLIGVAGVMKANKIDAIVALDDYDVEKATFLRESLRIPGMGQTTGRYFRDKLAMRMKAKDEGVLVPPFSPLFNDEEINHFADTVPAPWVLKPRSEASAHGIIKVHDKDSLWATIHELGDNRVRYLVEQFMPGDVYHADSLNLDDKVIFCTVSRYLATPMEISQGGGIFRSANVAYGSADDKAIQKANKQVMKAFGMKSGAAHTEFIKGREDGKIYFLETSSRVGGAHLAEMVEAASDISLWAEWARIEDAKVKNLSYTLPSVKKGYAGIVLTLSKFQHPDLSGFSDSEVCFRVPLDYHAGLIVKSDSKERVLQLLDDYAERLSKDFSTVAEQEKVKKFH; this is encoded by the coding sequence ATGAGTGACAACCATAAAACCTTTTTATGTATCTCCAATTATTTTAAAGGAGGTGCTTTTCTATCATCCTTGAAAAAAGCTGGGAACAAAGTGTTCTTGGTGACTACAGAAAAATTGAAAGATAGTCCTTGGCCACACGAAGATCTTGACGAGGTTTTTTACATGCCTGGTCAGGACTTGGATTGGGATCTAGATCGGTTGCTGATAGGCGTGGCGGGTGTAATGAAGGCGAATAAGATTGATGCAATCGTAGCTTTGGATGATTATGACGTAGAAAAAGCCACTTTCTTACGGGAAAGCTTACGGATTCCGGGTATGGGTCAGACCACTGGAAGGTATTTCCGGGATAAGCTGGCAATGCGTATGAAAGCCAAAGATGAAGGAGTGTTGGTTCCTCCTTTTTCTCCGCTTTTCAACGATGAAGAAATTAATCATTTTGCAGATACTGTTCCAGCTCCATGGGTATTGAAACCTCGTTCTGAGGCTTCTGCACATGGTATCATTAAAGTGCATGATAAGGATAGCCTTTGGGCAACTATTCACGAATTAGGGGATAACCGTGTTCGCTATTTAGTAGAGCAATTTATGCCTGGTGATGTGTACCATGCTGATAGCTTAAATTTAGATGATAAAGTAATTTTCTGCACAGTTTCTCGCTATTTAGCTACACCGATGGAGATTTCTCAAGGTGGTGGTATTTTCCGGAGTGCTAATGTAGCGTATGGTTCTGCTGATGACAAGGCTATCCAAAAAGCCAATAAGCAAGTCATGAAGGCTTTTGGGATGAAAAGCGGTGCAGCTCATACAGAGTTTATCAAAGGAAGGGAAGATGGAAAAATTTACTTTTTAGAAACTTCATCCAGAGTAGGAGGTGCACATCTTGCTGAGATGGTAGAAGCTGCTTCAGATATAAGTTTGTGGGCTGAGTGGGCCAGAATAGAAGATGCTAAGGTTAAAAATCTCTCGTACACCTTGCCATCTGTCAAAAAGGGATATGCAGGTATTGTGTTGACACTTTCCAAGTTTCAACATCCAGATCTCTCTGGGTTCAGTGATTCGGAAGTTTGCTTTAGAGTTCCATTAGACTATCATGCAGGCTTGATTGTCAAGTCCGATTCTAAAGAGCGGGTTTTACAGTTATTGGATGATTATGCCGAGCGATTGAGTAAAGATTTCTCAACAGTTGCAGAGCAAGAAAAAGTAAAAAAATTCCATTGA
- a CDS encoding CoA transferase subunit A: MINKTVANAAEAVKDVFSDDVLMFGGFGLSGLPENSIAALLEKDLSGLTCISNNAGVDDFGIGLMLKKRMVKKMISSYVGENAEFERQLLSGELEVELIPQGTLAERVRAGGAGIPAFFTPAGVGTEVAEGKEIREFDGKLYLMERWLRADFSFVKAWKGDTAGNLIFKGTARNFNPMMAAAGRITIAEVEELVPAGELDPNQIHTPGIYVQRIFQGVNYEKRIEQRTIRKS, encoded by the coding sequence ATGATCAATAAAACTGTAGCGAATGCAGCAGAAGCGGTAAAAGATGTTTTTTCCGACGATGTGCTGATGTTTGGCGGTTTTGGATTATCCGGATTACCGGAAAATTCCATAGCTGCACTCCTAGAAAAAGACCTGAGCGGCCTCACCTGTATTTCTAATAATGCTGGTGTAGATGATTTTGGTATCGGTCTGATGCTCAAAAAACGCATGGTTAAAAAAATGATTTCCAGCTATGTAGGTGAAAATGCTGAGTTTGAACGTCAGCTACTCAGCGGGGAGTTGGAAGTAGAATTGATCCCTCAAGGGACACTTGCAGAACGCGTACGTGCGGGAGGAGCAGGAATTCCTGCCTTTTTTACTCCTGCAGGTGTGGGTACAGAAGTGGCTGAGGGAAAAGAAATCCGTGAGTTTGATGGAAAATTATACTTGATGGAAAGATGGCTGAGAGCTGACTTTTCATTTGTGAAAGCTTGGAAAGGAGATACTGCTGGTAACCTGATCTTCAAAGGAACTGCCAGAAACTTTAATCCTATGATGGCTGCTGCAGGAAGAATTACAATCGCTGAGGTGGAAGAATTGGTTCCGGCTGGCGAGTTGGATCCTAATCAAATCCATACCCCTGGAATTTATGTGCAACGGATATTCCAAGGTGTAAACTACGAGAAGAGAATCGAACAACGAACCATCAGAAAATCCTAA
- a CDS encoding leucyl aminopeptidase family protein, which translates to MKFSIYLETAKSVSNTIIIPCVEADSIRYSWNDQSLELKSSLFTGKKDTVYSLVQDGRLFIFVGLGSSPEFKTIQNSFRRLTAKQSSLLEGEIVLDLSNFSEDWFLEAAVSGLKLGSYRLSHFKTDDLGSNHLDMVSFVCLSNISQTEEAIDRGEKIAHAQLETFKLVDLPANTVTPQYLADWANRMGAQYNVAVEVFDEHQALEKGLHAFLAVGRASNRPPRFIILDYVPENPEKHIGLVGKGVTFDTGGLNIKTQGMVHMKCDMGGAATVLGAMQLAASLKVPHRLTAIVPCVENAIDSNAYLPSDVIGSYSGKTIEVIDTDAEGRLILADGLSYMVKNYAPEILIDFATLTGSTVGTFGYSCAALFSKNDSLVKDLQKAGDAVGERMWPLPMWDSYQSEMDSEIADIKNYHGKPFAGAITAAKFLEFFTEKHPAYAHIDIAGTAFGDSEFAKTKHATAYGVHLFLKLLENL; encoded by the coding sequence ATGAAATTTTCAATATACCTGGAGACTGCAAAATCGGTTTCCAACACAATTATTATTCCTTGTGTAGAAGCGGATAGCATCCGATATTCATGGAATGATCAATCTTTGGAACTCAAAAGTTCCCTTTTTACGGGTAAAAAAGACACGGTATACTCATTAGTTCAAGATGGACGCTTGTTTATTTTTGTGGGGTTGGGTAGCTCGCCTGAATTTAAGACTATTCAAAATAGTTTTCGTAGATTGACAGCCAAGCAATCATCCTTATTAGAGGGTGAAATTGTACTTGATTTATCCAATTTTTCTGAGGATTGGTTCCTAGAAGCAGCAGTTTCAGGATTAAAGTTAGGTTCGTATCGTTTGTCTCATTTTAAGACAGATGATCTTGGGTCTAATCATTTGGACATGGTTTCTTTTGTATGTTTGAGCAATATCTCTCAAACGGAAGAAGCTATCGACAGAGGTGAAAAAATAGCCCATGCGCAATTGGAGACGTTCAAGCTAGTAGATCTACCAGCCAATACGGTAACTCCTCAATACTTGGCTGACTGGGCTAATCGTATGGGTGCCCAGTATAATGTAGCAGTTGAAGTATTTGATGAACATCAGGCGCTGGAAAAAGGGCTTCATGCATTTTTAGCAGTAGGTCGGGCAAGCAATCGTCCTCCTCGATTTATCATTCTTGACTATGTGCCTGAAAACCCCGAAAAGCATATTGGCTTAGTAGGTAAAGGGGTCACTTTTGATACAGGAGGCTTAAATATCAAAACCCAAGGGATGGTCCATATGAAGTGTGACATGGGGGGGGCAGCTACTGTTTTAGGAGCCATGCAATTAGCCGCATCTTTAAAGGTGCCTCATAGACTGACAGCAATTGTTCCCTGTGTAGAAAATGCAATTGACTCCAACGCCTATCTACCTTCAGATGTCATTGGAAGTTACAGTGGAAAGACCATTGAAGTGATAGATACTGATGCAGAAGGCCGCTTGATTTTGGCAGATGGATTGAGTTATATGGTGAAAAATTATGCTCCGGAAATATTGATTGATTTTGCTACTTTGACAGGGAGTACAGTTGGTACATTCGGTTATTCTTGTGCTGCTTTGTTTTCAAAAAATGATTCATTAGTCAAAGATTTGCAAAAGGCAGGGGATGCAGTGGGGGAGCGGATGTGGCCTTTGCCTATGTGGGATAGCTATCAATCAGAAATGGATTCAGAGATAGCTGATATCAAAAACTACCATGGAAAACCATTTGCTGGAGCAATTACTGCGGCTAAATTTTTGGAGTTTTTTACTGAAAAACATCCGGCATATGCTCATATAGATATTGCTGGGACAGCATTTGGAGATTCAGAATTTGCAAAAACCAAGCATGCAACTGCGTACGGTGTGCATTTATTCCTTAAATTGTTGGAAAATTTATAA
- a CDS encoding citrate synthase — translation MSEIAKLSYAGKEYELPVIGGTENEKAIDIAKLRAQSGLITIDPGFKNTGSTTSSITFLDGEQGILRYRGYRIEDLAEKSSFLEVAYLLIYGSLPTQQEYEKFSRDITTHTLVHEDIKKILDGFPSNSHPMGVLSSLICSLTAFYPESLDPNRNEEAVNLSIIRLLAKMPTFAAWAYKNEVGHPVNYPDNSLDYCSNFLKMMFALPAERYDVDPVVAKALDQLLILHADHEQNCSTSTVRIVGSSQASIYAAISAGINALWGPLHGGANQAVIEMLEAIKADGGDAQKYLNKAKDKNDPFRLMGFGHRVYKNFDPRAKIIKKAADDVLSKLGVNDPVLDIAKELEYAALNDQYFIDRNLYPNVDFYSGIIYRALGIPTDMFTVLFALGRLPGWIAQWKEMRENGEPIGRPRQIYTGETERDYVSMNRR, via the coding sequence ATGTCTGAAATTGCTAAGTTATCTTATGCAGGCAAGGAGTATGAACTCCCTGTTATTGGAGGTACGGAAAACGAAAAGGCGATTGATATCGCAAAACTTCGTGCACAGTCCGGACTGATTACGATCGACCCAGGATTTAAAAATACGGGTTCTACGACCAGCTCCATTACTTTTTTGGATGGTGAACAAGGAATATTGAGATACAGAGGTTACAGGATAGAAGATCTAGCCGAAAAGTCCTCGTTCTTGGAGGTAGCTTATCTTTTGATTTACGGTTCACTGCCAACTCAACAAGAATATGAAAAATTCAGTAGAGATATCACTACTCATACACTTGTACATGAAGATATCAAAAAGATTTTGGATGGTTTCCCCTCCAATTCTCACCCAATGGGTGTGTTGTCTTCCTTGATATGTTCTTTGACAGCATTCTATCCAGAGTCTTTGGACCCTAATAGAAATGAGGAGGCTGTAAATTTAAGTATCATCCGCCTGTTGGCTAAAATGCCAACTTTTGCAGCTTGGGCTTACAAAAATGAGGTAGGTCATCCGGTGAATTATCCTGATAATAGCTTAGATTATTGTTCAAACTTTTTGAAAATGATGTTTGCCTTACCTGCAGAGCGTTACGATGTAGACCCTGTGGTAGCCAAAGCTTTGGATCAATTGCTGATTTTGCACGCCGATCATGAGCAAAACTGTTCAACCTCAACGGTACGTATTGTAGGTTCTTCTCAAGCAAGTATTTATGCTGCGATTTCAGCAGGGATAAATGCCTTGTGGGGTCCTTTGCACGGCGGTGCCAATCAGGCAGTTATCGAAATGCTTGAAGCTATTAAGGCTGACGGTGGTGATGCTCAGAAATACTTGAATAAAGCAAAAGATAAGAATGATCCATTCCGTTTGATGGGCTTTGGACACAGAGTGTACAAAAACTTTGATCCTAGAGCAAAAATCATCAAAAAGGCTGCTGATGACGTATTGAGTAAGTTGGGTGTCAATGATCCAGTTTTGGATATTGCCAAAGAATTGGAATATGCCGCATTGAATGATCAATATTTCATTGATAGAAACTTATATCCAAACGTAGATTTCTATTCTGGAATTATTTACAGAGCCTTAGGTATTCCTACTGATATGTTTACCGTGCTTTTTGCATTGGGCCGTCTTCCAGGATGGATTGCTCAGTGGAAAGAAATGAGAGAAAATGGTGAACCAATCGGAAGACCTCGTCAGATTTACACCGGTGAAACTGAAAGGGATTACGTATCTATGAACAGAAGATAA
- a CDS encoding acyl-CoA-binding protein, with product MSAITLEDAVALTKKFTSKPSNEELLKLYSLYKQATEGDNTGERPGGFDFVAAAKYNAWLALKGKDKQEAEEEYISTVNNLSAKYM from the coding sequence ATGAGCGCAATTACATTAGAAGACGCAGTAGCGTTGACTAAAAAATTTACAAGCAAGCCTTCCAATGAAGAGCTGCTTAAATTATATAGTCTTTACAAACAAGCAACCGAGGGAGACAACACAGGCGAACGTCCCGGAGGATTTGATTTTGTAGCAGCGGCCAAATACAATGCTTGGCTAGCTTTGAAAGGAAAAGATAAGCAAGAGGCCGAAGAAGAATATATTTCTACGGTAAATAATCTCTCAGCGAAGTATATGTAA